The Dioscorea cayenensis subsp. rotundata cultivar TDr96_F1 chromosome 8, TDr96_F1_v2_PseudoChromosome.rev07_lg8_w22 25.fasta, whole genome shotgun sequence genome segment aatataatataatatatcaattataatataatattaataatattgtaattatattttaattaatattttataaaatataattatagtataattaatattattagtaattaatatatatttacacattaagcatgtttgggattatttaccaaaatacgcaGGCTGCGCGAAACCAGTAAAACTTTCcctgttttcagtttttttttattttaaaatatagaaaacgggagagtttctctcgttttcatttttttaattaaaaaattataaaagggagaaactctcccttttttttaaatttttttttaataaataaaattaaaaaagggaGAGTAACTCCCGTTtaacctttttcttttattttaaaaaaactcatgtaGCTATTCTTagttttaaaagaattctttttatataattaatttttttaattaaaaaataattattgatatatatattaatcttttattttaaaaaaactacgAAACTcgaacaatattaaaaataaaacaaagttgcaccggtaattaattaatacaaaatatgaCGGTTAAATCTACAACGATAAGTagttagtacaaagtaggaccgTCAAATGTACACCGTTACTAATTAGCACAAAATAGGACTGTCAAACCTGCATTGGTTAATAATTACCACAAAATAGGACAATGAAAAGTGAACCGATCAATAATTGGAATAAAGTAGTTTGGTCAAACTTGTATCGGTAATTAATTAGGACAAAGTAGGACGATCAAACCAACACCTGTCAATGATTAGCGCAAAGTACGTCAGTCAAACCTGCATCGGTCAGTAATTAGTTCAAAGTAAGTTGGTTAAACCTACACcgatcagtaattagcacaaagtaggacaaTCAAACTTGCAAatgtcagtaattagtacaaagcaTGTCAGTCAAACCTGCatcggtcagtaattagtacaaagtaggtcggtcaaacctACACCAGTCAGTAATTAGTATAAAGTAGATCGGTTAAAGCTGCACtggtcagtaattagcacaaagtacaccggtcaaacctgcaccacttagtgattagcacaaagtaggtcggtcaaacctgcaccacttAGTGATTGGGACAAAGCAGGACAATCAAACCAGAACCAGTCAACACAAAGTACgccggtcaaacctgcaccactcaGTGATAGGGACAAAGTAGGACTGTCAAACCTATACCAGTCAGCACGAAGTACGCCGGTTAAACCTGCACCGCTCAGTGATTAGGACAAAGTATgacagtcaaacctgcaccaatTAGTACTTAGCACAAAATAGGTTGGTCAAACATGCACCAATCAGTAattaggacggtcaaacctgcaatgttcataaatgaaattttcaaaattcgagttttttatataaaccaacattaGTAGCCCATTTTTACTCTTGCACACTATTTACTCAGCCACTCATccatacttcttcttcttcttattttcaaCAATGGCAGAGACTTCACTTGTATTGGTTTACTACAATGGTTTAATCATTGCTAGTGAAGACACAATTATATTTTCGTCGGAcgatcaatcatatttttatgtcaaAGACGATATCTCTtacgaaaatttaaagagatTCATTGCTGACAACCAAGGAGTTTCATGTATTAAATACCAGCTCCCAATTTCTTCAGGATCCGGTAAGATTTGCTATCGGTCATTCAAATTGCGTAATGACAGAGATGTTCGGATGATGTTCGACTAccacaaaaaaaattcagataTTGACATTATTGAATTGTACGTGGAGTTCAGCACTGCAACTTTCGAGGGTGCTCCTTCCCAACAACAAACCGCCCCAAATGATGAAGTTCAACACAATTTGAGACGGGAGAGGATTTCATCACCATGCCAAGTTAATGAACCTAAATGGCTCTCAACGGAGTAGAGGGCACAAGATGATCCACCAcccaataattattttactaattcacaACATCTACAAGGCGGAACAAGTTCTTTTCATGATACTCATGAAACCGAATTCGGTCAGTATGGTCGATCCAATGGAGACGATGAGGACGATGATGGTGACAGCTTTAGGGAAGACACTGAAgcaattgttgatgatattCAGTTAGAAGAATGCAATCTTGAAGACGTTCCAATGACCGGCCGTAATTTCATAATGGCACCAATGGAGCCTCCATCACATATGCACAAGAATTTCCAGAGTACCCTTTATTATATGCCGACACATTAACTGGAGCAACGATAAATGGAGATCTTCATGTAGGCATGAGGTTTCGGAGCAAAGATGATGTTGTGACCGCAATTAAGCATTACTGCTTACTTAAATCTGTCGAATATAAAGTTATTGAGCCTGATCTGACTCGATACTCCAGTAAATGTAAGTCATATGGCGATGGGTGCAATTGGAGCGTTCGCGCATCCTACAGCAAGCGGAGACAGCAATGATCTCACACATGTTCATCAGCAATGATCTCGCAGGATTATTCGAAGCtggattcaaacatgatttgtcgTCAAATACAAGCACTAGTCCAACAGCAGCCAAGCATCAATGTATCAATTTTAATAGCGGAGATCAAAAATCGATACGGATACACACCAACATATAGGAAAGTATGGACAGCTAAGCAAAAAGCGGTTAAAGCAGCATTTGGCAATTAGGAGGAGTCCTTCAATgaattaccaagatggctaTCAGCGTTGCAATAGTTTGTTCCTAGGACAATAGTTGATCTTGAGACCCAGCCAGCATACGATGGACCTTACCTGGTACGTGATGCTCGAATCTTTCATAGAGTTTTCTAGAGTTACCCCGCCTGCGTGGAGactttcaaatattgcaaactgTCGTCCAGATAGATGGCACCCATATTTATGGCAAATACAAAGACACTTTGTTGTTGGCAATCGCACAAGacggtaataaaaatatcatgccGATTGGTTTTGCCATCATGGAAGGAAAAACGTTGGGTGCATGGACTTTCTTCTTGCGCAACTTAGGTTCCAGTGTAACACCACAACAAGGAATATGCTTTATATCTGATCGCCACGAATCTATCAAATCAGCATTTAGATCACTTGGCCGTGAGATGAGTGCTCCTCGTGCGTACCATGTTTATTGCATTAGACATATCTCGGCCAATTTCATGCGTCGTTTCAGAAACAGAGAAATGCAACGGATAGTTGTCAATATTGGCAAGTTACaagattaaattttgttttaatctaactcttacattgttgttaattattgaagTTATCTTAACTTTTTAAGTTCACTGTTACAAGTTATTCGaaaaccattcaagattttaactacTGGTATGGTTTACTATGGGACAACAATGAAGAGGCGACGAGATGGTTGGATAACATACCGTGGGAGAAGTGGGCTCAAGCGTTCGATAAAGAAGGGAGAAGGTATAGTCACATGACAACCAACCTTGCAGAATGTGTTAATTCAGTGCTTAAGGGAACAAGAAACCTTCCTATAACAGCTATGGTTAAATCAACGTACTTCCTACTTGCGAAGTTGTTTGTGAGGAAAGGTGTACAGGCGCAAGCTCAGATCGCATCAGGCCTTATCTTCTCAGAATCACTAATGAAGGCAatccaagaaaatcaacaagcagCATCCAGCAATTACGTTCGTCAATTCAACCGTGAAGAGAAGTCATTTATGGTAGATGAGATGTCACCCTCGCAATGTGGGAGATAAGTTAGCACTTTTCGCATCAACCTAATATCACATTGGTGCGACTGTGGTGCTTTTCAAACGCTACATTTTCCATGTCGACATGTCCTTGCAGCATGCTCGCATATTCGTCTACATTGGGAGGAGTATGTTGACAACGTGTATAGGCTTCAAATGAGGGATATTGAAACCCTTATAATGGTCTATGTCTACGTCCTAATATTACGATGAGAAGACCGATGAAAGGAAGACCAAAATCTACAATGATTCATAACGAGATGGATATTAGGGAAAGTGTTCAGCGAAAATATTGTGGTTTATGTCACAATGAAGGACATAGTCGCCGAAATTGTCCCAACATTGCCGGTTCAAGTAGTCGGTCGTAATATACTCTAAATGTCTTTTTCGTTGTAATGTTTTAATGATGTAAGCCTTCCATATAATTATAACATGCAATGAGTTATCATTAAAGCCTTTTGTTAaagcatatgaagaaaaaacaaatgcaaagaaaaagtaaatttaaaaaaatacaacatagaACACCAAGTAAAATAATACTACAGATAGTTTTGCGCagacaataaagaaaaacaacaactaatacaAGAGTCTACTCTACCGTCTACGCTGTCACCTCTCAGTAAAACATTGAGGTGGGTGGATATTTCTGTCAGGCAGCCCCCGTGACCTAGGTCTTTGTGCTTGGTCGGTTGGCGGGTCATCATCAGATGATTCATCCGAATCCTGTATTGCTGAGGCTGGAGTGTTCAGGTTCGCAGTAAAGTACGAAGGGTTTGGGGTCATTCCCAGTCTTGTTGCTGAAATGAAGTTGAATGACTAGAATCTCCGCATTCCATAGGTGGATAATGAGgttgatattcaaataaattctgCACAAAGTCCATCCCGAAATCAACCGAGTATCTTCTAGGCTCAACTGGAGGAAATCCATGGAGATGAGATGATCGAGTAACGTTGATATCATCTGATGAGTGAAATTACTGGTACCCTTCGTGATGTGGGGTGTCGAGGAATATGTGCCTCATCGTGTTCGGCCCGAGAACTATGCTGATGACGTCTTCGTACAGGAGGACTCGGTCGTGGCACATCTACAACTACTGTTGGAAACGCTCTAAGGGGCGCTGGAAGAGTGTTCCCTCTCGTACGAGGATCCAACAGGTCCTGATCTGTCGATAAAAATAGTATGGTATTAGTAGTATACCAGTCATAATATTCCACCAACATTGCGTTATTCCCGGCAGGAACATGGAGGCTGAGGCAACGTGACGCTCTATCTCTCCAGTATCCAATCCATCTTCCGTGCATCAATGCCCAATCTATGTCAATTCTACCACGAATATCATGATCATGGGTCGGTCCAATGTAAACTGGATCAAGAGGAACACCTTGGGCGAAGCCAAATTGTCTTGTCACTCGATCTGTTTGGTGCCACTCAACAACTTCGAAGCAAATCAATTATGTAAACGCAGTCCATAAAGGTCTGTCTGCGAAAATGACCTATGACACTTGTGCGATTATCTCGTTCGAATCATAAGGCCGCCATATAAACTGTacaaaattatttaccaaataattaatgattattaatacctaaaatatgtgtatgaattatcagtttttttaacaatattaccTGTTGCATCTCCAACCGATCTAGTAGCTGCCTATATATCTTTACATTATGCTTGTTGTTACGGCtatcatcatccacttcaatGTGCGCCCACctaaaaatgagaatgaattataattttaatgtattataattaagtgtaaaatgaatcatcaatttaatttgctCTCACCTACAAGCCAGAGGAAAGGATACGATAGCACGGGTTCGAGGGGATATACTTGAAATCCTATACCATGCCCATGATTGAAATAATATCATAGATCCactgatatttttcatatccttGTTGGATGCACGGCATAAAGACCTATACAGGGTTGCTAGACATGCTGAACCCCAACTGTATCTTCCTGCTTCTGTAAAATCCCTCAGAAGTGGTAACCACTTCAGATGAACCTTGTTCTGAGACATATCTGGTATGAGGACACAACCGATAAGCCTTAGGATATAGGCATATGCATAACATTCTATCTGTCGTTGACCTACATCGTATAACAACATGCCAAATGTTTCCTCAAGCCACATTAGAGTTATACTCTGACCTTTCCTTTGCTCCACCGGTGGGACCACTCCGAGCAACTCTGCACAGACAGCACTTCCTAAGCCGAAAGTCTGCCCAATGACTTCGTGGCCGTTAATCGGTAAGCCAAGTTATAGTGCCACATCTTCCAATGTGATTGTTGTCTCACCGCATGTAAGGTGGAATGTGTGTGTTTCAGTCCAccatctctccactaatgcGCTCACAAGAGCGGCATCAATTCGGAAATTAAGAATTTGTGCCGCATGATAGAACCCGGCTTCTCTTAAAAGGCCTATGATTTGTGGAGGAGGCTCTGCGATAGACACATGTCTAAACCTAAGAACCCGATCAGGCTGTAGAatgttataaattaatcaatttcat includes the following:
- the LOC120267275 gene encoding uncharacterized protein LOC120267275 yields the protein MAETSLVLVYYNGLIIASEDTIIFSSDDQSYFYVKDDISYENLKRFIADNQGVSCIKYQLPISSGSGKICYRSFKLRNDRDVRMMFDYHKKNSDIDIIELYVEFSTATFEGAPSQQQTAPNDEVQHNLRRERISSPCQYGRSNGDDEDDDGDSFREDTEAIVDDIQLEECNLEDVPMTGRMRFRSKDDVVTAIKHYCLLKSVEYKVIEPDLTRYSSKCKSYGDGCNWSVRASYSKRRQQ